The window CCCTTTGCATCCACACCTCACCCAATTTCACATCTCGACATTTTTGAGGAGGAAGCTACGCTTCCCCTCAAACAAAAAAAGGATGCGCCGAACAGACGCAGTCTGTGATAGCACATTCCTTTTTCCGGGGATTCCAAAGGGGCAGAGCCCCTTTGCATCTACAAAACGCCTTTGGAGCTGGGCACGCCCTTCACGTTTCGGCTAGGAGCGACAGCCATAGCAACGGCGCGAGCCAGAGCCTTGAAAATGCTTTCCAGGCAGTGATGATTGTCGTTACCGTAGAACAGTTCCACATGCAAGTTCATGCGGGCATTTTCAGCAAGGCTCTTGAAGAAATGTTCAAACATACTCGCTTCAATACCGCCAGCCATAGCTGCGGGCAACTTTACGTTCCAGACAAAACCAATGCGATTGCTGAAGTCAATGCACACGCGGGAAAGAGCTTCATCCATAGGAACAAAGTAAAAGCCGTAGCGTTCAATTCCCTTCTTGTCGCCCAGGCATTCTACAAAAGCCTGACCCAGCACGATTGCGATATCTTCCATGCTGTGGTGCATATCCACATGGACATCGCCATTGCAGGTCAAATCCAGATGGAAGCCACCGTGAACCTGGAACAAGTTAAGCATGTGATCCAGGAAACCATTACCGGAATTGATTACGCCCGGAGTGCAATCATCCAAGTTCAGGGTAAGGGTGATATCAGTTTCGTTAGTCTTACGAGCGATGCTAGAAGTACGCATTGTCTACCTTCAAATTACTTGACAATCTGACCGCCGAAAACGCGGAACTTCACCACGCGACCGAAGCGAACTTCGGGCAGTGCGGTTTCCACACCGTTCAGGATCATCTTGGAAATTGCTCTCGGTTCACCGATGGTCACAAACAGAGTATCCTCGGTGTTGTAGGCCATCTTCATGCCGGCCTTGGAAATGTTAGCTTCCTTCACGAAGCGGTCAGAATTTTCACGACGCTTCATACCAACCCAGGAGGTTGTTTCGCCAGAGCCAATCAATTCGATGTTTGTCTTGTTGGTCGGTTCGGCAACAGAATCCTTCTTGGAGTCAGAGGAGATGAAAATCGTTGCGGAGGCCGGAAGATCGGACTTTTTCACGGCTTCATCGACCACAGCCTGACTGACGGACTTCACGGAAGTATCCTTCTTTGCAGGTTCCGCCACAGGAACAGAATCAACGGCAACCTTTTCTGCACCTTCGGGAATTTCGGGCTGTTCAATGGAATCCACAGCCACGACCTGATTTTCGGCAGGAGGTTCAGACTTCATGAAATCAAAGTTGGTCACATCCAGAAAATGAGAGGCGACCAGGAATGCCAGTCCAATCAAGGCAATCACGATAGTGACAGCCTTGCTGCCACCCTTCTTA of the Fibrobacter sp. UWR4 genome contains:
- the hisB gene encoding imidazoleglycerol-phosphate dehydratase HisB, with the protein product MRTSSIARKTNETDITLTLNLDDCTPGVINSGNGFLDHMLNLFQVHGGFHLDLTCNGDVHVDMHHSMEDIAIVLGQAFVECLGDKKGIERYGFYFVPMDEALSRVCIDFSNRIGFVWNVKLPAAMAGGIEASMFEHFFKSLAENARMNLHVELFYGNDNHHCLESIFKALARAVAMAVAPSRNVKGVPSSKGVL
- a CDS encoding RodZ family helix-turn-helix domain-containing protein produces the protein MNFVEDKMSNERLGDYIARIRNERGMSHQDLSAVTKITVAYLKAIEAGDWKAFPVAAYARGYLNSVSAKLNLDPKKVLAWYAEETGAQTADEFQDVSSHERIAPVAEGEIKKGGSKAVTIVIALIGLAFLVASHFLDVTNFDFMKSEPPAENQVVAVDSIEQPEIPEGAEKVAVDSVPVAEPAKKDTSVKSVSQAVVDEAVKKSDLPASATIFISSDSKKDSVAEPTNKTNIELIGSGETTSWVGMKRRENSDRFVKEANISKAGMKMAYNTEDTLFVTIGEPRAISKMILNGVETALPEVRFGRVVKFRVFGGQIVK